In a single window of the Magnetofaba australis IT-1 genome:
- the rsmB gene encoding 16S rRNA (cytosine(967)-C(5))-methyltransferase RsmB: MPHPRSRPSPDAGLASRQLALEVLLEFFRQPNALEDRLDALWRAHPDLDPRDRGLIHEIVLGVLRQWPLLDAMLRIPMNKTLPDQQLTAWTALRIGLYQLHWMRVPPHAAIHASVELVKRSPDQPLTGFVNAVLRRAAELTPEQAWESVRDPARRLSVQHAHPLWLTRRWLKQLGEERTAARMAANNAQAPLTLRFHGADDDARAQWLAELAESGVEARPLEYPPEAVLLPQGGRIPALPGYAEGRFAVQDRAAMAAARLVDPQPGERIVDACAAPGGKTAHMAALSGGAATIVALDNRAERLQRVAENLDRLQVQGVEVRVADARNADELGAELYDRALIDAPCSGTGVIRRHPEIKWRRTAKEIAQAAERQGEILRGVASRVKPGGVLVYAVCSMEPEEGPDQIAAFLAENPQWRRDEVEAKGLGLDSAWFNELGELLTEPSEHGVDGFYAARLIRVTDTE, translated from the coding sequence ATGCCGCATCCCCGCTCCCGTCCCTCCCCCGACGCCGGCCTCGCCTCACGTCAATTGGCGCTGGAGGTGCTATTGGAGTTCTTCCGCCAGCCCAACGCCCTGGAGGATCGTCTGGACGCCCTCTGGCGCGCTCATCCCGATCTCGACCCCCGCGATCGCGGCCTGATTCACGAAATCGTGCTGGGCGTGCTGCGCCAATGGCCCCTCCTGGACGCCATGTTGCGCATTCCCATGAACAAGACGTTGCCGGACCAGCAGCTCACCGCATGGACCGCGTTGCGCATCGGACTGTATCAGCTTCATTGGATGCGCGTGCCGCCCCATGCGGCGATTCACGCATCGGTGGAGTTGGTGAAGCGGTCGCCGGATCAACCCCTAACGGGGTTCGTCAACGCGGTATTGCGTCGTGCGGCGGAGTTGACGCCGGAACAGGCGTGGGAGTCCGTGCGCGATCCAGCCAGACGCTTGAGCGTGCAGCATGCGCATCCGCTGTGGTTGACCCGGCGCTGGCTTAAGCAGTTGGGCGAAGAGCGTACGGCGGCGCGCATGGCCGCCAACAACGCCCAGGCGCCGTTGACCCTGCGTTTCCATGGCGCAGACGATGACGCCCGTGCGCAGTGGTTGGCGGAGTTGGCGGAGTCCGGCGTTGAGGCACGGCCTTTGGAATACCCGCCGGAGGCGGTGTTGTTGCCGCAAGGGGGGCGCATTCCGGCGCTGCCGGGCTATGCCGAGGGGCGGTTTGCGGTGCAGGATCGCGCGGCCATGGCGGCGGCGCGGTTGGTGGATCCGCAGCCCGGTGAGCGGATTGTGGACGCCTGCGCGGCTCCGGGCGGCAAGACGGCGCACATGGCGGCGTTGAGTGGCGGCGCCGCGACCATTGTGGCGCTGGACAATCGCGCCGAGCGATTGCAGCGGGTGGCGGAGAATCTGGACCGCTTGCAGGTGCAGGGGGTGGAGGTACGGGTTGCCGATGCGCGCAATGCCGATGAGCTGGGCGCGGAACTGTATGACCGGGCGTTGATTGATGCGCCGTGCAGCGGCACGGGGGTGATTCGGCGGCATCCGGAGATCAAGTGGCGACGCACGGCCAAGGAGATTGCCCAGGCGGCGGAGCGACAGGGGGAGATTCTGCGTGGGGTGGCGAGCCGGGTGAAGCCGGGCGGGGTGTTGGTGTATGCGGTTTGCTCGATGGAGCCTGAGGAGGGGCCGGATCAGATTGCGGCGTTTTTGGCGGAGAATCCGCAGTGGCGGCGGGATGAGGTGGAGGCAAAGGGGTTGGGTTTGGACAGCGCATGGTTCAACGAGCTGGGGGAGTTACTGACGGAGCCCAGCGAGCATGGCGTGGATGGGTTTTACGCAGCCAGACTGATCCGGGTGACAGACACGGAGTAA
- a CDS encoding pentapeptide repeat-containing protein, translated as MAEDKKRCRYIRPEHPFFPGHKEEQCEHPVYDEEGFCLFHSAQVEEKQAEFFLALDAWIAAGEADKSIKALDLRGIVFPKLNWQERKFAKSINLRNAQFSGDADLSNAQFSGDADLSNAQFSGSAYLMNAQFSGDAYLMNAQFSGSADLSNAQFSGSAYLMNAQFSGDADLSNAQFSGSAYLSNAQFSGDADLSNAQFSGSAYLSNAQFSGYADLSNAQFSGSADLRDTKFEQRVWMDGAEFHDTVNFSGAQFANVRGLQANEINLCGAVLESANFWGIEEIKQHDFSGAFLLSLSLANKAIIDCNFTGAVFDAVHTRGWEVNDATRCNTLFIYTAYEIVQEPDEESGELRPKLIPKPGSRVPARGNFGEGEHANFFFDDYLKDPVRWSFAVDAPAMVRSAFLDFIAEFPEFMRLEKGIGVEIRQRQEGGMVRVEFCVSTEAERKEVNEAFPRFYNRAKQGAESVENEFITATSVEAKMLVVRLDRKISALRNDVQTGRILLEQKQQIHQLETEKRDLQRQMDELDRFDHDPTIALQAEEPPAPLLPAPPQIQARMRLFFLQSDIPGFSKFQSEDPHADTELRSWLVGYRQYFSQLDGHLRSDIEGDSIKGFFNNYDNLLEAARYLHSKGPEIKFEFPQLEGFRILLNTRYAHTVPDGENHEFTTPGITETVRTDQPMKDFLKARNLSQNAVWCLEPFQAYVEQRHVTSVQFEAISETLQKGKNDGNCPQLYWVRFIAQQE; from the coding sequence ATGGCTGAAGATAAGAAAAGATGTCGATATATCCGCCCTGAGCATCCTTTCTTTCCTGGGCATAAAGAGGAGCAATGCGAGCATCCTGTTTATGATGAGGAGGGGTTTTGTTTGTTCCACTCTGCGCAAGTGGAGGAGAAGCAGGCGGAGTTTTTCCTGGCATTGGACGCTTGGATTGCCGCCGGAGAGGCGGATAAATCCATAAAGGCGCTGGACCTGCGGGGCATTGTTTTTCCAAAATTGAATTGGCAGGAACGAAAATTTGCCAAATCCATAAACCTCAGGAACGCGCAATTCAGCGGAGACGCGGATCTCAGTAACGCGCAATTCAGCGGAGACGCGGATCTCAGTAACGCGCAATTCAGCGGATCCGCGTATCTCATGAACGCGCAATTCAGCGGAGACGCGTATCTCATGAACGCGCAATTCAGCGGATCCGCGGATCTCAGTAACGCGCAATTCAGCGGATCCGCGTATCTCATGAACGCGCAATTCAGCGGAGACGCGGATCTCAGTAACGCGCAATTCAGCGGATCCGCGTATCTCAGTAACGCGCAATTCAGCGGAGACGCGGATCTCAGTAACGCGCAATTCAGCGGATCCGCGTATCTCAGTAACGCGCAATTCAGCGGATACGCGGATCTCAGTAACGCGCAATTCAGCGGATCCGCGGATCTCAGGGACACAAAATTTGAACAGCGTGTTTGGATGGATGGTGCTGAATTTCACGACACAGTGAATTTCTCCGGCGCCCAGTTCGCCAACGTCAGAGGGCTGCAAGCCAACGAAATAAATCTGTGTGGCGCAGTGCTGGAATCAGCCAACTTCTGGGGCATTGAGGAAATCAAACAGCACGACTTCTCCGGCGCCTTTTTGCTCTCCCTCTCCCTGGCCAATAAGGCGATCATCGATTGCAACTTCACCGGCGCGGTGTTCGATGCGGTGCACACCCGGGGCTGGGAGGTGAATGACGCCACCCGCTGCAATACCCTGTTCATCTATACCGCCTATGAAATCGTGCAAGAGCCAGACGAAGAGAGTGGCGAATTACGCCCCAAGCTGATCCCCAAACCCGGCAGCCGCGTACCCGCGCGGGGGAATTTTGGCGAAGGGGAGCACGCCAACTTTTTCTTTGATGATTATCTGAAAGACCCGGTGCGCTGGAGCTTCGCCGTGGATGCGCCCGCCATGGTGCGTAGCGCATTTTTGGACTTTATCGCCGAATTCCCCGAGTTCATGCGCCTGGAAAAAGGGATCGGCGTGGAGATCCGCCAACGGCAGGAGGGTGGTATGGTGCGGGTGGAGTTCTGCGTCAGCACCGAGGCCGAGCGCAAAGAGGTCAATGAGGCGTTTCCCCGCTTCTACAATCGAGCCAAGCAGGGCGCCGAATCAGTGGAAAATGAATTTATCACCGCAACCAGCGTAGAAGCCAAGATGCTGGTTGTGCGCCTGGATCGCAAAATCAGCGCCTTACGCAACGACGTGCAAACCGGTCGTATTTTGCTCGAACAGAAGCAACAAATCCATCAATTGGAAACGGAAAAACGCGACTTGCAACGCCAAATGGATGAACTGGACCGCTTTGATCACGATCCGACCATTGCGTTGCAGGCTGAAGAGCCACCTGCGCCATTACTCCCAGCGCCGCCGCAAATTCAAGCACGCATGCGACTCTTCTTTCTGCAATCGGATATTCCGGGATTCTCAAAATTTCAGAGCGAAGATCCCCATGCAGATACCGAGTTACGCAGTTGGCTGGTGGGCTATAGACAGTACTTCAGCCAACTGGATGGCCATCTGCGTTCTGATATCGAAGGGGACTCAATTAAAGGCTTTTTCAACAACTATGACAACCTGTTGGAGGCCGCGCGCTACCTGCACAGCAAAGGGCCGGAGATCAAATTTGAATTCCCCCAGTTGGAGGGGTTCCGCATCCTGCTCAATACGCGCTATGCCCACACTGTGCCCGATGGCGAAAATCACGAATTCACCACGCCCGGCATCACCGAAACCGTGCGCACCGACCAGCCCATGAAGGATTTCCTCAAAGCGCGTAATCTCTCACAAAACGCCGTCTGGTGCCTGGAGCCGTTCCAAGCCTATGTGGAGCAACGACATGTGACGAGCGTTCAGTTTGAGGCCATTTCTGAAACGCTGCAAAAAGGCAAAAACGACGGCAATTGCCCGCAACTCTATTGGGTGCGGTTTATTGCTCAGCAAGAATAG
- a CDS encoding sigma 54-interacting transcriptional regulator, whose amino-acid sequence MDSFSSLFGQAPSFQMVLRAASLMAATEAPILIQGGTGSGKSLLAEAMHQASARAGGPFVVINCAALSPERAEALLLGDANAPGMLAQADGGSVLLDEVGELPAGLQGALLQFLESGVITPSGCAAQRVDARVLATTRVDLRAEALAGRFREDLFFRLSVAPLALPALIERNGDVQALMQQFLNEIAAKHGIESPRFDGEAARLLGRYRWPGNVRELRNFCERMAILYAGSDVTAEMLPVEFHEAAAPGLMGAAHSLAQYVMPDEGVDFTELERSVLRQALDKARGNRSRAARLLSMSRDTLLYRMRKFALE is encoded by the coding sequence ATGGACTCTTTCTCCTCTCTGTTTGGCCAAGCTCCGAGTTTTCAAATGGTTTTGCGCGCTGCGTCGCTAATGGCGGCCACTGAGGCGCCGATCCTGATTCAGGGCGGCACCGGCAGCGGCAAGAGCCTGCTGGCGGAGGCGATGCACCAGGCCAGCGCGCGGGCGGGGGGTCCGTTTGTTGTGATCAACTGTGCGGCGTTGAGCCCGGAGCGGGCCGAGGCGCTGCTGTTGGGCGACGCCAATGCGCCGGGGATGTTGGCCCAGGCTGATGGCGGCAGCGTGCTGCTGGATGAAGTGGGTGAATTGCCTGCGGGGTTGCAGGGGGCGTTGTTGCAGTTCCTGGAGAGCGGCGTAATTACGCCTTCGGGGTGTGCGGCGCAGCGCGTTGATGCGCGGGTGTTGGCCACCACGCGGGTGGACCTGCGCGCTGAGGCGTTGGCGGGCCGCTTCCGGGAGGATCTGTTCTTCCGTTTGAGTGTGGCGCCGTTGGCGCTGCCTGCGTTGATTGAGCGCAACGGCGACGTGCAGGCGTTGATGCAGCAATTCCTGAATGAGATTGCGGCCAAGCATGGCATTGAGTCACCGCGCTTTGATGGCGAGGCGGCGCGTTTGCTGGGTCGTTATCGTTGGCCGGGCAATGTGCGGGAGTTGCGCAATTTCTGCGAGCGCATGGCGATTTTGTATGCGGGTTCGGACGTCACCGCCGAGATGTTGCCGGTGGAGTTCCATGAGGCGGCGGCTCCTGGCTTGATGGGCGCGGCGCATTCGTTGGCGCAGTATGTGATGCCGGATGAGGGCGTGGACTTTACCGAGTTGGAGCGCAGCGTGTTGCGTCAGGCGTTGGACAAGGCGCGGGGCAACCGTTCGCGGGCGGCGCGGTTGCTGTCGATGAGTCGGGATACGTTGTTGTATCGCATGCGGAAATTTGCGCTGGAGTAA
- a CDS encoding YiiX/YebB-like N1pC/P60 family cysteine hydrolase, producing the protein MNGSSFSTTQRFLVHWLTDEYRHRPSPLCNFDRLRSEVRPGDVLLAEGASRVGQVIKTITQSTWSHSALYIGRLRDIHNPQLRARVMDFFDGDEEEPLLVEALLGRGVVITPLETYRGQHLRISRPKGLLERDVHRVIAFAIRRLGADYDIRQILDLMRFLFPYSIIPGRWRSSLFSHRAGKAARTVCSTMLAEAFTSVRFPITPIIRPDANGKMRLFRRNERLVTPRDFDHSPYFEVVKYPLVEAAENYRDLPWDTEGWVCNEHNECYLPTPDVEAETGKSWNPLGWASNNMKRLARRRWIRAIRRLRHGYRAWLWRRSHALEDDPHAGLVRRIMAHHGGATLPPPSFHRREKS; encoded by the coding sequence ATGAACGGGTCGTCGTTCTCAACGACGCAGCGTTTTTTGGTCCATTGGTTGACGGACGAGTACCGTCATCGGCCCTCCCCTTTGTGCAATTTTGATCGCCTGCGCAGTGAGGTTCGTCCTGGCGACGTGCTGCTGGCCGAAGGCGCCAGCCGCGTTGGCCAGGTGATCAAAACCATCACCCAAAGCACCTGGTCCCACTCCGCCCTCTATATTGGTCGGCTGCGCGATATCCACAACCCCCAGTTGCGCGCCCGCGTCATGGATTTCTTCGATGGCGACGAGGAGGAGCCGCTGCTGGTGGAGGCGCTGCTGGGCCGTGGCGTGGTGATCACCCCGCTGGAGACCTATCGCGGCCAACATCTGCGCATCAGCCGCCCCAAAGGGCTGCTGGAGCGGGACGTCCATCGGGTCATCGCCTTCGCCATCCGCCGTCTGGGCGCCGACTACGATATCCGCCAAATCCTCGACTTGATGCGCTTTCTGTTCCCCTACAGCATCATTCCCGGACGCTGGCGCTCCAGCCTGTTCTCCCACCGCGCCGGCAAGGCCGCGCGCACGGTGTGCTCCACCATGCTGGCCGAAGCGTTCACATCGGTGCGCTTTCCCATCACCCCCATCATCCGCCCCGACGCCAACGGCAAGATGCGTCTGTTCCGCCGCAACGAGCGCTTGGTGACCCCGCGCGACTTCGACCACTCGCCCTACTTTGAAGTGGTGAAGTATCCGCTGGTGGAGGCCGCCGAGAACTATCGCGACCTGCCGTGGGACACCGAGGGGTGGGTGTGCAACGAACACAACGAATGCTATCTGCCCACCCCCGACGTGGAGGCGGAGACCGGCAAGAGCTGGAACCCCCTGGGCTGGGCCAGCAACAACATGAAAAGATTGGCCAGACGCCGCTGGATCCGCGCAATCAGACGGCTGCGTCATGGTTACCGCGCTTGGCTGTGGCGACGCAGCCACGCTTTGGAGGACGACCCGCACGCCGGATTGGTGCGCCGCATCATGGCGCACCATGGCGGCGCGACGCTGCCGCCGCCCTCCTTTCATAGGAGAGAGAAATCATGA
- a CDS encoding acyl-CoA dehydrogenase, whose protein sequence is MNAWLMSLMIIVGVGLGLLLTPPLRRRLVSAPIMALFGRAMPKLSSTEQEALEGGDVWWERELFRGKPRWDALLNTDPPRLTHEEQAFLDGPVEKLCSLIDDWRITQIDHDLSPAAWRYIRSEGFFGLIIPREFGGKGFSAQAHSAVVMKVASRSVTAAVTVMVPNSLGPAELLLHYGTEEQKEYYLPRLARGEEVPCFALTSPRAGSDAGAIPDSGVVCHGRWRGQDNVLGVRLNWDKRYITLAPIATVLGLAFKLYDPDHLLSGQSKRGITLALIPTDLPGVSIGSRHDPLGVPFLNGPTRGHDVFIPLTAIIGGEAGIGQGWRMLMACLSEGRGISLPALSTGAAKYAARISGAYGRVRQQFGLPIGRFEGVGERLGRLALEAYRMESARRVTLQALDSGLRPAVISGIVKQQLTEGMRRSVNDAMDVWGGTAICQGPSNLLANAYRAIPIGITVEGANILTRSLMIFGQGAVRAHPWLLQEIQAATGDGPYAERLIAFDRALFGHIVHVKLNALRSLFHGLTGGWLASAPRGTDGALRRLYQRLAHASSNFAIASDLALARLAGGLKRREALSGRLADVLSHLYLASALLKRFEDDGRPDADLLLLQTSVDDSLHQVERALIGVIENFPDRIVGGLMGLLIFPWGSRNRAVDDARLLALAERLDGHMDDMQRLLGGLYIPWDEREPLAQLENARMLARRAAEPEKRFMRWLKTAQPPVQEHAIQAPEGHLQEAVDAGVITPLEAQRLQQLAQARLTVTAVDEFPSVCWINSSKERAA, encoded by the coding sequence ATGAACGCTTGGCTGATGTCGCTGATGATTATCGTCGGCGTCGGGCTGGGCCTGCTGTTGACCCCGCCGTTGCGACGCCGACTGGTGAGCGCGCCGATTATGGCGCTGTTCGGTCGCGCCATGCCCAAACTCTCGTCTACCGAACAGGAGGCGTTGGAGGGGGGCGATGTGTGGTGGGAGCGCGAACTGTTTCGCGGCAAACCGCGTTGGGACGCGCTGCTGAATACCGATCCGCCACGCCTGACGCACGAGGAACAGGCGTTTCTGGATGGTCCGGTGGAGAAGCTGTGCAGTCTGATCGACGACTGGCGCATTACCCAGATCGATCACGATCTGAGCCCCGCCGCCTGGCGTTACATCCGCTCCGAAGGCTTTTTCGGCCTGATCATCCCGCGTGAATTCGGCGGCAAGGGGTTTTCGGCGCAGGCCCACTCGGCGGTGGTGATGAAGGTCGCCAGCCGCAGCGTGACGGCGGCGGTCACCGTGATGGTGCCCAACTCCCTGGGCCCGGCGGAGCTGCTGCTGCACTACGGAACCGAGGAGCAGAAGGAGTACTACCTGCCGCGTCTGGCGCGGGGCGAAGAGGTTCCCTGCTTCGCGCTGACCAGTCCGCGCGCGGGCAGCGATGCGGGCGCCATTCCCGACTCCGGCGTGGTGTGTCATGGCCGCTGGCGCGGCCAGGACAACGTGCTGGGGGTGCGTTTGAACTGGGATAAACGCTATATCACCCTGGCGCCCATCGCCACGGTGTTGGGTCTGGCGTTTAAACTGTATGACCCGGACCATCTCCTTAGCGGGCAGAGCAAACGCGGCATCACCCTGGCGCTGATCCCCACCGATCTGCCAGGGGTCTCCATCGGCTCGCGGCATGATCCGCTGGGGGTGCCGTTCCTCAACGGCCCGACCCGTGGCCACGACGTGTTCATTCCGCTCACCGCCATCATCGGCGGCGAGGCGGGCATCGGTCAAGGCTGGCGCATGTTGATGGCGTGCCTGTCGGAAGGGCGCGGCATCAGCCTGCCGGCTCTCTCCACCGGCGCGGCCAAATACGCCGCGCGCATCAGCGGCGCCTATGGCCGCGTGCGCCAGCAGTTCGGCCTGCCCATCGGACGCTTCGAGGGCGTAGGCGAACGCCTGGGCCGTCTGGCGCTGGAGGCGTATCGCATGGAGTCGGCGCGGCGGGTCACCCTGCAGGCGTTGGATTCGGGCCTGCGTCCGGCGGTGATCAGCGGCATCGTCAAGCAGCAACTGACTGAAGGGATGCGCCGCAGCGTCAACGACGCCATGGACGTGTGGGGCGGAACCGCCATCTGCCAAGGCCCGAGCAATCTGCTGGCCAACGCCTATCGGGCGATCCCCATCGGCATTACGGTGGAGGGCGCCAACATCCTCACCCGCAGCCTGATGATCTTCGGGCAGGGCGCGGTGCGGGCGCACCCGTGGCTGCTGCAGGAGATCCAGGCGGCCACCGGCGACGGCCCCTATGCGGAACGTTTGATCGCCTTCGACCGCGCCCTGTTCGGCCACATTGTCCACGTCAAACTCAACGCCCTGCGCAGTCTGTTCCACGGCTTGACCGGTGGATGGCTGGCCTCGGCGCCGCGCGGAACTGATGGCGCATTACGTCGCCTCTATCAACGACTGGCCCACGCCTCCAGCAATTTCGCCATCGCCTCGGATCTGGCGCTGGCGCGGCTGGCGGGCGGGCTCAAGCGGCGCGAGGCGCTCTCCGGGCGTCTGGCCGATGTGTTGAGCCACCTCTATCTGGCCTCGGCGCTGCTCAAGCGGTTTGAGGACGATGGCCGTCCCGACGCCGATCTGCTGCTGCTGCAAACCAGCGTGGACGACAGCCTGCATCAAGTGGAGAGGGCGCTGATCGGCGTCATCGAGAACTTCCCCGACCGCATCGTCGGCGGCCTGATGGGTCTGCTGATCTTCCCGTGGGGCAGTCGCAACCGCGCGGTGGACGACGCCCGTCTGCTGGCGCTGGCCGAACGGCTGGATGGCCACATGGACGATATGCAGCGTCTGTTGGGCGGCCTCTACATCCCCTGGGATGAACGCGAACCGCTGGCGCAGTTGGAGAATGCGCGCATGCTGGCGCGCCGCGCCGCCGAGCCGGAAAAACGCTTCATGCGCTGGCTCAAAACAGCGCAACCGCCGGTGCAGGAACACGCCATTCAGGCCCCGGAAGGGCATCTGCAAGAGGCGGTGGACGCAGGCGTGATCACGCCGCTGGAGGCGCAGCGTCTGCAACAACTGGCGCAGGCGCGGTTGACGGTGACCGCGGTGGACGAGTTCCCCTCGGTGTGTTGGATCAACTCCAGTAAGGAGCGCGCAGCATGA
- a CDS encoding acetyl-CoA C-acetyltransferase encodes MNATRKVYVVDGLRTPFLKARGVPGPFSASDLATQAGRTLLLRQPFEPEELDEVILGCVVQESQEANIARVVAQRLGCGDHVPAWTVQRNCGSGMQALDSAARLIADGDADLILAGGVDAMSHAPLKFTERFAAWMGGLARARSLPQKLAALSRFRLSLLTPVISLLQGLTDPKSGLSMGQTAENLAHRFGVSRAAMDQFAADSHLRAAETRPALAVENVLLFDDKGRFYDADDGVRPDSTPEKLAKLRPVFDKPLGNITAGNSAQVTDGAALLLLASEEALERYNLKPLGVISAATWRGLDPEQMGLGPAYAIPALLAREQIDMQRVDLWEINEAFAAQALACVAALDDDDFCRSELGLERRFGHIDSERLNIDGGAISLGHPVGASGARIVLHLLNALKRRQERRGVAALCIGGGQGGAMMVERVV; translated from the coding sequence ATGAACGCCACCCGCAAAGTGTATGTCGTGGACGGCTTGCGCACCCCGTTTCTGAAGGCGCGCGGGGTCCCCGGACCCTTCAGCGCGTCGGATCTGGCCACACAGGCCGGGCGCACGCTGCTGCTGCGGCAACCGTTTGAACCCGAAGAGCTGGACGAAGTGATTCTGGGCTGCGTGGTGCAGGAGTCGCAGGAGGCCAACATCGCCCGCGTGGTGGCGCAACGCCTGGGCTGCGGCGACCATGTGCCGGCGTGGACGGTGCAGCGCAACTGCGGTTCGGGCATGCAGGCGTTGGATTCCGCCGCGCGGCTCATCGCCGACGGCGACGCCGATCTGATTCTGGCGGGTGGTGTGGACGCCATGTCCCACGCGCCGCTGAAGTTCACCGAGCGCTTCGCCGCCTGGATGGGCGGTTTGGCCCGCGCCCGCTCGCTGCCGCAAAAGCTGGCGGCGTTGAGCCGCTTCCGCCTCAGCCTGCTGACGCCGGTGATCAGCCTGTTGCAGGGGCTTACCGATCCCAAGAGCGGCCTGTCCATGGGGCAGACGGCGGAGAATCTGGCCCACCGTTTTGGCGTGAGCCGCGCGGCCATGGACCAGTTCGCCGCCGACAGCCATCTGCGCGCCGCCGAAACGCGCCCGGCGCTGGCTGTGGAGAATGTGCTGCTGTTCGATGACAAAGGGCGCTTCTATGACGCCGACGACGGCGTGCGGCCCGACTCCACGCCGGAGAAGCTGGCCAAACTGCGTCCGGTGTTCGACAAGCCGTTGGGCAACATCACCGCAGGCAACAGCGCCCAGGTGACCGACGGCGCGGCGCTGCTGCTGCTGGCCTCGGAGGAGGCGCTGGAGCGCTACAACCTCAAACCGCTGGGGGTGATCTCGGCGGCCACATGGCGCGGTCTGGACCCGGAACAGATGGGCTTGGGACCGGCCTACGCCATCCCGGCATTGTTGGCGCGCGAACAGATCGACATGCAGCGGGTGGATCTGTGGGAGATCAATGAAGCGTTCGCGGCGCAGGCGCTGGCCTGTGTGGCGGCGTTGGATGATGACGACTTCTGCCGCAGCGAACTGGGCCTGGAGCGTCGTTTTGGCCATATCGACTCCGAACGGCTGAATATTGATGGCGGGGCCATCAGTTTGGGCCATCCGGTGGGGGCCAGCGGCGCGCGCATTGTGCTGCATCTGCTCAACGCATTGAAGCGACGTCAGGAGAGACGCGGCGTGGCGGCGTTGTGCATCGGCGGCGGCCAGGGCGGCGCCATGATGGTGGAGCGTGTCGTCTGA